A part of Paraliobacillus zengyii genomic DNA contains:
- a CDS encoding methyl-accepting chemotaxis protein: MKKIMKKLNLSTRLSLLFISLLGIAIILVGFSSYTKAKELTIQTIEDRLVREVDLMQYIAENLNFVYVSDPSYFLQQLETNVRSQQEKLKQDGINSDFFYIKNNEVIPFQTSSESLPTLSEQFIEDLSKNSNGIMHQKIDGVDYTLSFHEMKEIDGIYTMIVPTDSYMGQIYNLGYFIIIVTAISIIITTLLSMLFVRSITKPLNYLRSTMKYVREGNLKFAPAIQTTIPELISLHKSYNAMIENMINMITEVKNTTNALSSTGEELKIASEHTLSTSHQFISAIEIVKVGAEQTASSSDDSLSTFKTMNTKMKHMLMNMERVSHRSEQMNQSAQTGEMNIGKLILTFSEFETEFNQLTLTIKEVKKNSHAILGLVDLVKTIVDQTKLLALNASIEAARAGEAGKGFAVVAQEVRNLADQSSLATEEITKTVTNMEGITNEAVLAFEHVLLKTTSTLKMADTSKQSFDLLMNEITDVSSRIKHMHTELTDITRELPQLELSANNLASVSQETLASSEEMVAASENQIEQMEGTNEIGNKLLQLSNTLAHTTSKYHTD; the protein is encoded by the coding sequence ATGAAGAAAATCATGAAAAAGTTAAATTTAAGTACAAGGCTTAGTCTATTATTTATTTCCTTATTAGGAATTGCTATCATTCTAGTTGGATTTAGCTCTTATACAAAAGCAAAGGAATTAACGATTCAAACAATAGAAGATAGATTAGTACGAGAAGTCGACTTAATGCAATACATTGCAGAAAACTTAAACTTTGTTTATGTAAGTGACCCATCATATTTCCTACAACAACTGGAAACAAATGTACGATCTCAACAAGAAAAACTGAAGCAAGATGGGATAAATTCTGACTTCTTTTACATCAAAAATAATGAAGTTATTCCTTTTCAAACTAGTAGTGAATCTCTACCCACATTATCAGAACAATTTATTGAGGATTTATCCAAAAATAGCAATGGGATTATGCATCAAAAAATTGATGGCGTAGATTATACACTCTCTTTCCATGAGATGAAAGAGATAGATGGTATTTACACGATGATTGTACCTACGGATTCTTATATGGGGCAAATATACAATCTTGGTTATTTTATTATTATTGTTACCGCCATTAGCATAATAATTACCACTTTACTCAGCATGCTCTTTGTACGATCAATTACCAAACCACTTAACTACCTTCGTAGCACAATGAAATATGTTCGCGAGGGAAATCTAAAGTTTGCACCAGCTATTCAAACTACGATACCTGAACTTATTTCATTACATAAAAGCTATAATGCAATGATTGAAAACATGATAAATATGATAACTGAAGTGAAAAATACGACAAATGCATTGTCATCTACAGGCGAAGAGCTAAAAATCGCTTCAGAACATACCCTTTCAACTAGCCATCAATTCATATCTGCTATTGAAATTGTAAAAGTTGGGGCAGAACAAACAGCAAGTAGTTCAGATGATAGTCTATCAACCTTTAAAACAATGAATACCAAAATGAAACACATGTTAATGAATATGGAGCGTGTGTCTCACCGCTCAGAACAAATGAATCAATCTGCCCAAACAGGTGAAATGAATATTGGCAAATTAATTCTTACATTTAGTGAATTTGAAACAGAGTTTAATCAATTAACACTCACGATCAAAGAGGTAAAGAAAAATTCTCATGCTATTCTAGGTCTTGTTGATTTAGTAAAAACGATTGTCGATCAAACGAAATTATTAGCACTAAACGCTTCAATTGAAGCAGCCCGTGCTGGTGAAGCAGGAAAAGGTTTTGCGGTAGTAGCACAGGAGGTTCGTAATCTAGCTGACCAATCTTCACTTGCAACTGAAGAGATTACTAAGACTGTTACAAACATGGAAGGGATAACGAACGAAGCCGTCTTAGCATTTGAACATGTACTACTTAAAACAACCTCAACTTTAAAGATGGCAGATACCTCTAAACAATCATTTGATCTATTAATGAATGAAATAACGGATGTAAGTAGTAGAATAAAACATATGCATACTGAATTAACAGATATAACAAGAGAGTTGCCACAGTTAGAGCTTTCAGCAAATAATTTAGCTTCTGTATCGCAAGAAACACTGGCAAGCTCAGAAGAAATGGTGGCCGCTAGTGAAAATCAAATTGAACAAATGGAAGGAACGAATGAAATTGGCAACAAGCTTTTACAATTATCAAATACGTTAGCACATACAACAAGTAAATATCATACCGATTAA
- a CDS encoding ATP-grasp domain-containing protein gives MSKIVVIHENDDWTEHLTKRLEALGFPYELWHLDKGIIDLSSIPPEGVYYNRMSASSHSRGHRFAPELTGAVLTWLESHDRTVFNGSKALNLELSKINQYAALERSGIKTPKTIGAVGRDQIVEAAKKLGKVPFITKHNRAGKGLGVQLFYSIEGLASYLDGDDFEEPIDGITLIQEYIESPKSFITRAEFVGGKFIYAVRVDTSEGFELCPADACRIDDKFCPVGEEEERLMFEIIEDMDTALIQKYENFLRENDIAVAGIEFISNDKGELFTYDVNTNTNYNSDAEAKANKFGMLELATLLGNALKQEQ, from the coding sequence ATGTCAAAAATAGTTGTAATTCATGAAAATGATGATTGGACTGAACATTTAACGAAACGTTTAGAGGCATTGGGTTTTCCTTATGAATTATGGCATTTAGATAAAGGAATTATAGATCTCAGCTCTATACCTCCAGAAGGTGTTTATTATAATCGAATGAGTGCATCTTCCCATTCAAGAGGGCACCGATTTGCCCCCGAATTAACAGGTGCTGTGCTAACATGGTTGGAAAGTCATGATCGTACTGTATTTAATGGGAGTAAAGCATTAAATCTTGAACTTAGCAAAATTAATCAATACGCTGCATTAGAGAGAAGTGGTATAAAGACACCTAAAACTATTGGAGCAGTTGGACGTGACCAGATTGTTGAGGCAGCTAAAAAGTTAGGAAAAGTACCATTTATCACAAAACATAATCGTGCGGGTAAAGGGTTAGGAGTTCAATTGTTCTATTCAATTGAAGGACTAGCGTCGTATTTAGACGGAGATGACTTTGAGGAACCAATTGATGGTATAACACTGATCCAGGAATATATAGAATCACCAAAATCTTTCATTACTAGAGCGGAGTTCGTCGGTGGCAAATTTATATATGCAGTCAGGGTTGACACATCTGAAGGATTCGAGTTATGCCCAGCTGATGCTTGCCGAATTGATGATAAGTTCTGTCCGGTAGGAGAAGAGGAAGAAAGACTAATGTTTGAAATTATTGAAGATATGGATACAGCACTAATTCAAAAATATGAGAATTTCCTTCGTGAAAATGATATTGCTGTTGCGGGTATTGAGTTTATTAGTAATGATAAAGGTGAGCTTTTCACCTATGATGTTAATACAAATACAAACTATAATTCAGATGCAGAAGCCAAGGCGAATAAATTTGGAATGTTAGAACTTGCAACACTTTTAGGAAACGCTTTGAAACAAGAACAATAA